The Paramormyrops kingsleyae isolate MSU_618 chromosome 11, PKINGS_0.4, whole genome shotgun sequence genome includes a window with the following:
- the LOC111841016 gene encoding MOB kinase activator 2-like isoform X3 — translation MDWLMGKSKAKPNGKKAPTEEKKPYLESEYTKARVVDFDLKELVVLPREIDLNEWLASNTTTFFNLINLQYSTISEFCTGETCQAMTACSTIYHWYDEKGKKTKCTAPQYVDFVMSLVQKLVTDEDIFPTKYGKEFPSAFEAVVKKICRYLFHVLAHIYWAHFKESVALELQGHLNTLYAHFIVFVREFNLVDPKETSIMDDLSEVLCTPLPAAQNHVTER, via the exons GAAGTCCAAGGCGAAGCCCAATGGGAAAAAGGCACCGACAGAGGAGAAGAAGCcttacctggagtcggagtacACCAAAGCACGGGTGGTGGACTTTGACCTGAAGGAGTTGGTGGTGCTGCCCCGAGAGATCGACCTTAATGAATGGCTCGCCAGCAACA CGACAACCTTCTTCAATCTCATAAATCTGCAGTACAGCACAATCTCCGAGTTCTGCACTGGAGAGACCTGTCAGGCCATGACGGCGTGCAGCAC GATATATCATTGGTATGATGAGAAGGGAAAGAAGACAAAATGTACAGCCCCACAATATGTAGACTTCGTCATGAGTCTGGTTCAGAAGCTGGTGACAGACGAAGACATCTTCCCCACAAAATATG GTAAGGAGTTCCCCAGCGCTTTCGAAGCTGTGGTGAAGAAGATCTGCAGATACCTGTTCCATGTGCTGGCTCACATCTACTGGGCGCACTTTAAGGAGAGCGTGGCACTGGAGCTGCAGGGCCACTTGAATACGCTGTATGCACATTTCATCGTATTTGTAAGGGAGTTCAACCTGGTGGACCCCAAGGAGACCTCCATCATGGACGACTTGTCAGAGGTCCTTTGCACACCCCTGCCCGCCGCACAGAACCACGTAACAGAGAGATGA
- the LOC111841016 gene encoding MOB kinase activator 2-like isoform X2 translates to MRFKKNGSYTLNRKSKAKPNGKKAPTEEKKPYLESEYTKARVVDFDLKELVVLPREIDLNEWLASNTTTFFNLINLQYSTISEFCTGETCQAMTACSTIYHWYDEKGKKTKCTAPQYVDFVMSLVQKLVTDEDIFPTKYGKEFPSAFEAVVKKICRYLFHVLAHIYWAHFKESVALELQGHLNTLYAHFIVFVREFNLVDPKETSIMDDLSEVLCTPLPAAQNHVTER, encoded by the exons GAAGTCCAAGGCGAAGCCCAATGGGAAAAAGGCACCGACAGAGGAGAAGAAGCcttacctggagtcggagtacACCAAAGCACGGGTGGTGGACTTTGACCTGAAGGAGTTGGTGGTGCTGCCCCGAGAGATCGACCTTAATGAATGGCTCGCCAGCAACA CGACAACCTTCTTCAATCTCATAAATCTGCAGTACAGCACAATCTCCGAGTTCTGCACTGGAGAGACCTGTCAGGCCATGACGGCGTGCAGCAC GATATATCATTGGTATGATGAGAAGGGAAAGAAGACAAAATGTACAGCCCCACAATATGTAGACTTCGTCATGAGTCTGGTTCAGAAGCTGGTGACAGACGAAGACATCTTCCCCACAAAATATG GTAAGGAGTTCCCCAGCGCTTTCGAAGCTGTGGTGAAGAAGATCTGCAGATACCTGTTCCATGTGCTGGCTCACATCTACTGGGCGCACTTTAAGGAGAGCGTGGCACTGGAGCTGCAGGGCCACTTGAATACGCTGTATGCACATTTCATCGTATTTGTAAGGGAGTTCAACCTGGTGGACCCCAAGGAGACCTCCATCATGGACGACTTGTCAGAGGTCCTTTGCACACCCCTGCCCGCCGCACAGAACCACGTAACAGAGAGATGA